In one window of Musa acuminata AAA Group cultivar baxijiao chromosome BXJ3-2, Cavendish_Baxijiao_AAA, whole genome shotgun sequence DNA:
- the LOC135586905 gene encoding uncharacterized protein At4g15970-like, whose protein sequence is MRKARVRLSPRALMRPPSPRSTIPGRCLSSLLLVAAVTLPCAVLYRAAAPTSSPSWRPGPAIPDTSPIATQLESEDVRLEKVLEEAAMENKTVILTTLNAAWATPGSIIDLFIESFQIGDGTRKLLDHLVIIALDKQAYMRCLSIHAHCFPLITEGADFSDEKLFMSAGYLSMMWTRIEFLRLVLEKGYNFIFSDVDILWFRNPLPQFYPEVDFQIACDHFMGDAFDLENIPNGGFNYVKSNNRTIEFYKFWHASREKFPGHHDQDVFNFIKHDPYLLEMGIRVRFLSTAYFGGLCEPSRDFSKVCTMHANCCIGLSRKIHDLRVMLDDWRTYMSLPWKVKRSRAFSWRVPQNCSLAPLGS, encoded by the exons ATGAGGAAGGCGAGGGTTCGCCTCTCGCCGCGGGCCCTGATGCGGCCCCCTAGCCCCAGATCCACCATCCCGGGTCGCtgtctctcctctcttctcctcgTTGCCGCGGTCACCTTGCCCTGCGCCGTGCTCTACCGCGCCGCCGCGCCCACCTCGTCCCCATCGTGGCGGCCCGGCCCTGCGATTCCCGATACCTCTCCCATCGCCACTCAATTG GAAAGTGAGGATGTTCGGCTTGAGAAGGTTCTGGAGGAAGCAGCAATGGAAAACAAAACAGTAATATTGACCACATTGAATGCGGCATGGGCAACTCCTGGATCCATTATAGATTTATTCATTGAAAGCTTCCAAATTGGTGATGGAACACGCAAACTTCTCGACCATTTGGTTATCATTGCATTGGACAAGCAAGCATACATGCGGTGCTTGTCTATACATGCCCACTGTTTTCCACTTATTACTGAGGGAGCGGATTTCTCTGATGAGAAGCTGTTCATGTCTGCTGGATATCTGTCGATGATGTGGACAAGGATAGAGTTTTTGCGTCTAGTTCTTGAAAAGGGATACAACTTCATTTTCTCG GATGTAGATATCTTGTGGTTCCGGAATCCTTTACCACAATTCTATCCAGAGGTCGATTTTCAGATAGCTTGTGATCACTTCATGGGTGATGCCTTTGATTTAGAAAACATTCCTAATGGCGGATTCAACTATGTTAAGTCTAACAATCGGACCATAGAATTCTACAAGTTTTGGCATGCATCAAGGGAGAAATTTCCAGGACATCATGACCAGGATGTATTTaactttattaagcatgatccatATCTCTTGGAAATGGGAATAAGAGTTAGATTCCTGAGCACTGCTTATTTTGGTGGTCTTTGTGAGCCCAGCAGAGATTTTAGTAAGGTTTGTACAATGCACGCAAATTGCTGTATTGGCTTAAGTAGAAAGATTCATGATTTAAGAGTTATGCTTGATGACTGGAGGACATACATGTCTCTTCCATGGAAGGTAAAAAGATCTAGGGCATTCTCATGGAGGGTACCACAGAATTGCAG TCTTGCTCCTCTAGGCTCATGA